Proteins encoded in a region of the Vicia villosa cultivar HV-30 ecotype Madison, WI linkage group LG5, Vvil1.0, whole genome shotgun sequence genome:
- the LOC131601685 gene encoding E3 ubiquitin-protein ligase RMA1H1-like, protein MALDQYMSQNNSFEDKPSLKTWNTTTDSNRNASAGFDCNICLECVQDPVVTFCGHLYCWPCIYKWIHMQTSISSEYEEKQKPQCPVCKSELSQSSLVPLYGRGQSTTACQAGNDVPQRPLGPRSYNTTTVSQPTYQSYYQPRQFNSIPSSYPSPMFSTSGSSLDNSFGIFGEMIYARVFGNQMENMYTYRNSYSFQGNNNPRVRRHLMQVDKSLSRIFFFLLCCLVMCLLLF, encoded by the coding sequence ATGGCGTTAGATCAATACATGTCCCAAAACAATTCCTTTGAAGATAAACCGTCTTTGAAAACCTGGAATACCACCACAGATTCTAATAGAAATGCATCTGCTGGCTTTGACTGCAACATCTGCTTAGAGTGTGTGCAAGATCCAGTAGTCACGTTTTGTGGTCACCTTTACTGCTGGCCTTGCATTTACAAATGGATTCATATGCAAACAAGTATCTCTTCCGAATATGAGGAGAAGCAGAAGCCACAATGTCCAGTATGCAAATCAGAACTGTCTCAATCCTCGCTAGTTCCATTATACGGCCGTGGCCAATCCACGACAGCTTGTCAAGCTGGGAATGATGTACCTCAAAGACCTTTGGGTCCCAGATCATATAATACTACAACTGTTTCACAACCTACTTATCAAAGTTATTATCAACCTCGACAGTTCAACTCAATTCCTAGCAGTTACCCTTCACCCATGTTTAGCACAAGTGGTTCGTCATTGGACAACTCATTTGGAATCTTCGGTGAAATGATATACGCGAGGGTGTTCGGTAACCAGATGGAAAACATGTATACATATCGTAATTCGTATAGTTTTCAAGGGAACAATAATCCAAGGGTTAGAAGACATTTAATGCAAGTTGATAAATCACTAAGCAGAATCTTTTTTTTCCTCCTTTGCTGCTTAGTTATGTGTCTTCTCTTATTCTGA